A single genomic interval of Halococcus sediminicola harbors:
- a CDS encoding D-2-hydroxyacid dehydrogenase, protein MTRTEPAANDGPDVMVRREGVHGMPTSEYATALRERLPKYDIRLARTPDEEADFAANAPVIAGTSIDEDLLDRAGNLALFASSYAGYGHLPMDAIESHGVSVTTASGVHGPNIAEDVLGYLLALTRRHHVGWRRKRHREWRAYPVGEFAGSTVTVAGLGALGSAVVERLQGFDVDTIGIRHSPEKGGPTEEVVGPDRLHETLARTDHLVLTVPLTDETEGMIGESEFTTLPPDAIVVNVARGPVIDTEALISAIRSNAIGGAALDVTDPEPLPEDHPLWGFENVLITPHNAGNSPKYYERLADILAENLRRVEETGEYEGLKNQVA, encoded by the coding sequence ATGACGCGAACGGAACCGGCGGCGAACGACGGCCCGGACGTGATGGTGCGCAGAGAAGGTGTTCACGGCATGCCGACGAGCGAGTACGCGACCGCGCTGCGCGAGCGCCTCCCGAAGTACGACATCCGACTGGCGCGCACACCCGACGAAGAGGCCGATTTCGCCGCGAACGCACCGGTCATCGCCGGCACGAGCATCGACGAGGACCTCCTCGATCGCGCCGGAAATCTGGCGCTGTTCGCCTCCTCATACGCCGGCTACGGCCACCTTCCGATGGACGCCATCGAAAGTCATGGGGTGAGCGTGACGACCGCCTCGGGGGTTCATGGCCCGAACATCGCCGAGGACGTACTGGGATACCTGCTCGCGCTCACCCGTCGCCATCACGTGGGCTGGCGACGCAAACGACACCGCGAGTGGCGTGCCTATCCGGTCGGCGAGTTCGCCGGCTCGACGGTGACGGTCGCGGGACTAGGCGCACTCGGTAGCGCCGTCGTCGAGCGCTTACAAGGTTTCGACGTCGACACCATCGGGATTCGTCACTCGCCCGAGAAGGGTGGGCCGACCGAGGAGGTGGTGGGTCCCGACCGCCTGCACGAAACGCTCGCCCGCACCGACCACCTCGTGCTCACGGTCCCGCTGACCGACGAGACCGAAGGGATGATCGGTGAATCGGAGTTCACCACGCTGCCGCCGGATGCGATAGTCGTGAACGTCGCGCGCGGACCCGTCATCGACACGGAGGCGCTCATCTCGGCGATTCGGTCGAACGCGATCGGGGGTGCGGCCCTCGACGTGACCGACCCCGAACCGCTGCCCGAAGACCACCCGCTCTGGGGGTTCGAGAACGTCCTGATCACGCCGCACAACGCCGGCAACTCCCCGAAATACTACGAGCGTCTCGCGGACATCCTCGCCGAGAACCTGCGACGGGTGGAGGAGACGGGCGAGTACGAGGGGCTGAAAAACCAGGTCGCGTAG
- the hisD gene encoding histidinol dehydrogenase — protein sequence MDVNTVADLPPDRRHALFKRDAGIDAIETDVEDIIERVREEGDAALRAYAEEFDDTTVGTIDVTDAAERAHEDIDADLREAIETAAENIEAFHERQLPDDWRESFDGRELGRRYRPTERVGAYVPGGGAAYPSSALMTVIPAKVAGVEQVAVATPPADDLSTATLAALHVAGADEIHQVGGAQAIAALAYGTETVSRVQKIVGPGNRWVTAAKAAVRNDCAIDFLAGPSEICVLADDSANPEFVAADLLAQAEHDSAASVVAITDDETLADDVVAAIDRQIDDRERADVIREALGNDASGVFVARSMPEAVLFCEEYAAEHLSIQAEDDEALLDRISSAGSVFLGPHSPVAAGDYAAGPNHVLPTGGEARTTGGLSVETFLRSTTVQRLPADALDALGETVTTLAEAEGLEAHAESVRVRERTSRD from the coding sequence ATGGACGTCAACACCGTTGCGGACCTCCCGCCCGACAGGCGACACGCGCTGTTCAAGCGCGACGCCGGCATCGACGCCATCGAGACGGACGTCGAGGACATCATCGAGCGCGTGCGCGAGGAGGGCGACGCCGCGCTGCGCGCCTACGCCGAGGAGTTCGACGACACTACCGTGGGGACCATCGACGTGACCGATGCCGCAGAGCGCGCCCACGAGGACATCGACGCAGACCTTCGAGAGGCCATCGAGACCGCCGCCGAAAACATCGAGGCCTTCCACGAGCGCCAACTGCCCGACGACTGGCGCGAGTCGTTCGACGGCCGCGAACTCGGGCGGCGCTACCGCCCGACCGAGCGCGTCGGTGCGTACGTCCCCGGTGGTGGCGCGGCCTACCCTTCAAGCGCGCTGATGACGGTCATCCCTGCGAAAGTCGCTGGCGTCGAGCAGGTGGCAGTCGCCACGCCGCCGGCCGACGACCTCAGCACGGCGACCCTCGCGGCGCTGCACGTCGCCGGCGCGGACGAAATTCATCAAGTGGGCGGCGCACAGGCCATCGCCGCGCTCGCCTACGGCACCGAAACCGTCTCCCGCGTGCAGAAGATCGTCGGGCCGGGCAATCGGTGGGTGACCGCGGCCAAGGCAGCAGTACGAAACGACTGTGCCATCGACTTTTTAGCTGGCCCGAGCGAGATATGTGTGCTCGCCGACGATTCAGCCAACCCCGAATTCGTCGCGGCGGACCTCCTCGCACAGGCCGAACACGACTCGGCGGCGTCGGTCGTCGCCATCACCGACGACGAAACCCTCGCCGACGACGTCGTCGCGGCCATCGACCGGCAGATCGACGACCGTGAGCGCGCGGACGTCATCCGCGAGGCGCTCGGCAACGACGCCAGCGGCGTCTTCGTGGCGCGCTCGATGCCCGAGGCAGTCCTCTTCTGTGAGGAATACGCCGCCGAACACCTCTCGATTCAGGCCGAGGATGACGAGGCGCTGCTCGACCGTATCAGTAGTGCGGGAAGCGTCTTTCTCGGCCCCCACAGCCCTGTGGCGGCGGGCGATTACGCCGCCGGACCGAACCACGTGCTGCCGACCGGCGGCGAGGCGCGCACCACGGGTGGATTATCGGTCGAGACGTTCCTGCGCTCGACGACCGTCCAGCGGCTCCCGGCGGACGCGCTCGATGCGCTCGGCGAGACGGTGACGACGCTCGCGGAGGCCGAGGGGCTGGAAGCCCACGCCGAGAGCGTCCGGGTTCGTGAGCGGACCAGTCGGGACTGA
- a CDS encoding NAD(P)/FAD-dependent oxidoreductase: MERIDVAVVGGGPAGTSAGRAAARQGADTVVLEKGVPREDREGLGPDSTDAAGMLDYWVDLMDLPEAIPEDVILRELDGATFAGPTERITIRETGMGSSYPDFGFTFHRARFDDWLGERCVAAGADYRVGTSVRDVDIDRRGTHTLTLRDGHEIETDYLILADGPQRTITRGVLAEFVAEQRLHNLAANRANHIAYQEYREFPPELFDDDLIKFWWGSMPGHTAYPWVFPNENCVARVGLTMPIGLDIDEVRNPERYRLLEPDDTTVPAGKEYVERLLESEYPDYDLDDFPLVENRGKRGGTETYPISSTRPIDSPVGANVAIVGGAMGATSAFHEGGDHVAVRTGKIAGSLAGAGALDAYNREWKRAVGDEILRNVSMADVVADFEPPDWDDAFQSVGRMLNDGRFSPLRVPFSGRAGLSVLARYGRAKFGYRNDRYVQIRESEYAV; this comes from the coding sequence ATGGAGCGGATCGACGTGGCGGTCGTCGGCGGTGGCCCGGCGGGTACCTCGGCCGGGCGGGCGGCAGCACGACAGGGAGCCGACACGGTAGTGCTCGAAAAGGGCGTCCCGCGCGAGGACCGCGAGGGACTGGGCCCCGACTCGACGGACGCCGCCGGCATGCTCGATTACTGGGTCGACCTGATGGACCTCCCCGAGGCGATTCCCGAGGACGTGATCCTCCGAGAACTCGACGGGGCGACCTTCGCCGGTCCCACCGAGCGCATCACGATTCGGGAGACGGGGATGGGCAGTTCCTATCCCGATTTCGGCTTCACCTTCCACCGCGCGCGCTTCGACGACTGGCTCGGCGAGCGCTGCGTGGCCGCCGGCGCTGACTACCGCGTCGGCACGAGCGTTCGTGACGTCGACATCGACCGCCGCGGAACTCATACCCTCACCCTGCGCGATGGCCACGAAATCGAGACCGACTACCTGATTCTCGCCGACGGGCCACAGCGAACGATCACCCGTGGGGTGCTCGCCGAGTTCGTCGCGGAGCAGCGCCTCCATAACCTCGCCGCGAACCGCGCGAACCACATCGCCTATCAGGAGTATCGAGAGTTTCCGCCCGAACTGTTCGACGACGACCTCATCAAGTTCTGGTGGGGTTCGATGCCCGGCCACACGGCCTACCCGTGGGTGTTCCCGAACGAGAACTGCGTGGCCCGCGTGGGACTGACGATGCCCATCGGTCTCGACATCGACGAGGTGCGCAATCCGGAGCGCTATCGATTGCTCGAACCCGACGACACGACCGTGCCAGCGGGCAAGGAGTACGTCGAACGGCTGCTCGAAAGCGAGTATCCCGACTACGACCTCGACGACTTCCCGCTGGTCGAGAATCGCGGCAAGCGCGGCGGGACCGAGACCTATCCCATCTCCTCGACGCGACCGATCGACTCGCCCGTGGGCGCGAACGTCGCCATCGTCGGCGGCGCGATGGGCGCAACCTCCGCGTTCCACGAGGGCGGCGACCACGTGGCGGTGCGCACGGGGAAGATCGCGGGTTCGCTCGCCGGCGCGGGCGCACTCGACGCCTACAACCGCGAGTGGAAGCGCGCGGTCGGCGACGAAATCCTCCGCAACGTCTCGATGGCCGACGTCGTGGCCGACTTCGAACCACCCGACTGGGACGACGCCTTCCAATCGGTCGGACGCATGCTCAACGACGGTCGCTTCAGCCCGCTCCGAGTGCCGTTTTCGGGTCGTGCCGGTCTCTCGGTGCTCGCCCGCTACGGCCGCGCGAAGTTCGGCTACCGCAACGACAGATACGTGCAGATTCGGGAATCGGAGTACGCCGTCTGA